One genomic region from Evansella sp. LMS18 encodes:
- a CDS encoding carbohydrate ABC transporter permease yields MDRKPKGHILKRTGIRLPLIIWSVAVLYPIIWMIIGSFKSNAEIYANPWGLPASFNFQNFIDAWNNYNIDLGVFNSLFVTVVGALLTLILAVPTSYALERLTFKGSTVLFNLYIAAMMIPMVLGWIPLFFLLMNIGMLDNLFGLAIVYAVSQLPFSIFVLTTFMGSIPKELEEAAAIDGMSPYRILWKIITPLSMSGIITVTIMNAIQFWNEYFMALIFLQTRENYTLGLAIDFISREAAYTNAWGTLFASLTIAIIPVIILYAIFQRRISKGMTEGAIKG; encoded by the coding sequence GTGGACAGGAAACCAAAAGGCCATATATTAAAACGCACAGGTATCCGACTTCCTTTAATTATCTGGTCTGTTGCTGTATTATATCCTATTATATGGATGATCATTGGGTCTTTTAAATCGAATGCGGAAATTTATGCGAACCCGTGGGGCCTCCCGGCATCGTTCAACTTTCAGAACTTTATTGACGCCTGGAATAATTACAATATTGATTTAGGTGTGTTTAACAGCCTGTTTGTGACAGTAGTTGGCGCTCTGCTCACTCTTATACTGGCTGTTCCCACATCATACGCTCTGGAAAGACTGACCTTCAAAGGGAGCACAGTTTTATTTAATTTGTACATAGCGGCAATGATGATTCCTATGGTGCTCGGATGGATTCCTTTGTTTTTCCTGCTTATGAATATTGGCATGCTGGATAATTTATTTGGGCTGGCTATTGTATATGCTGTTTCTCAGCTGCCTTTCAGTATTTTTGTATTAACAACGTTCATGGGTTCCATTCCAAAAGAGCTGGAGGAAGCAGCTGCAATAGATGGCATGTCTCCATACCGGATTCTCTGGAAGATTATTACTCCTTTATCCATGTCAGGAATTATTACTGTTACAATCATGAACGCGATTCAATTCTGGAATGAATATTTCATGGCGCTGATTTTTCTGCAGACAAGGGAAAATTACACTTTAGGTCTCGCAATCGACTTTATCAGCAGGGAGGCAGCTTATACAAATGCCTGGGGAACGCTGTTTGCCAGCTTGACAATCGCGATTATTCCGGTGATTATTCTGTACGCTATTTTCCAGCGCAGGATTTCAAAAGGGATGACAGAAGGTGCAATCAAAGGATAA
- a CDS encoding MurR/RpiR family transcriptional regulator, with product MLNEYKRKLPPSEKKVAEYIIKKPHHAIQLTATSLGEESGTSSAAVIRLCKSLGLKGFQELKLRVSGDLMKSPAVQYSNIEPGETQEAIVEKLTNNATQALKETSELVNYEALGMAVEALKKADRIHFFGVGASGIIAQDAQQKFLRMNKSVSCFTDIHNAAMYIANVSENDVVFVISFSGETLETLKIIELANQKGAATISLTRYGQSAISDSADIPLFISATREVPAPFRSGATSSRLAQLHMIDILFVCVVTDQYALASDYLKEIKESMDFIKSRK from the coding sequence ATGTTAAATGAATATAAGCGCAAACTGCCTCCTTCAGAAAAAAAAGTGGCAGAATATATTATCAAAAAGCCGCACCATGCAATTCAGCTTACTGCCACTTCTCTTGGAGAAGAAAGCGGTACGAGCAGTGCGGCAGTTATCAGACTTTGCAAATCTCTCGGACTAAAAGGATTTCAGGAGTTGAAGCTCAGGGTCTCAGGGGATTTAATGAAATCCCCGGCTGTCCAGTACAGTAATATTGAACCAGGTGAAACGCAGGAAGCAATCGTGGAAAAGCTGACGAACAACGCTACTCAGGCACTGAAGGAAACTTCTGAGCTGGTGAATTATGAAGCGCTTGGCATGGCTGTGGAAGCCCTGAAAAAAGCTGACAGAATTCATTTCTTCGGGGTAGGCGCCTCCGGGATTATTGCACAGGATGCCCAGCAGAAATTCCTTCGTATGAACAAGTCTGTATCCTGTTTTACCGATATCCATAACGCTGCTATGTATATCGCAAATGTAAGCGAAAATGATGTTGTGTTCGTTATCTCTTTTTCAGGAGAAACACTGGAAACACTTAAAATTATTGAACTTGCTAACCAGAAAGGGGCTGCCACGATCAGTCTTACCCGCTATGGACAGTCAGCTATTTCAGATAGTGCGGACATCCCTTTATTTATATCCGCTACAAGAGAGGTTCCTGCCCCATTCAGAAGCGGAGCCACTTCTTCCCGCCTCGCCCAGCTCCATATGATCGACATTCTTTTTGTATGCGTAGTTACGGACCAGTATGCATTGGCTTCTGACTATTTAAAAGAAATAAAAGAATCCATGGATTTTATAAAAAGCCGGAAATAA
- a CDS encoding glycoside hydrolase family 3 protein, which produces MAAMLASLLTVSQLFTGAALSYAEAAEAEGVKDLVILQNVPEAVIEVEEDRIDLKALNIYHEGHFTSIQEGLGWHSSNTNVAQVDEDGTVTFTGQPGRTFVSVTNGTHTDKIALDYKPARDGRNTKGQPERVPTVVKQQGEKYDIIGHAIDNMTIEEKIGQMLMPDFRNWNGSNVTEMLPEIEQLVKDYHLGGVILFRENVVTTEQTAKLVSQYQDAAEKFGLLLTIDQEGGIVTRLQSGTDMPGNMALGATRSAEITYDVGHAIGEELASLGINMNLAPVLDVNNNPDNPVIGVRSFSEDPELVGELGVAYTNGLQDTGVAATAKHFPGHGDTDVDSHLGLPEVPHDKERLLEVELYPFQQAMDAGIDAIMTAHVTFPQIDGTKAISRKTGQEIALPATLSYTVLTELMRDEMEYEGVIITDAMNMQAISDHFGPVDAAIRTVQAGSDIVLMPVGLQSVAEGLYNAVDEGEITEERVEASVKRILTLKIERGIFKEESPQPLDEKIANAVQVVGSEEHRQVEKEASERSITLVKNDNVLPLEAGEDENIVVIGGSYYASLLSAIREYHQDAAGINASSTGHISSAQWDQIRNADKVIVGTTTATVAARSASNAQMVMVQNIISETEAPVIAVGIRNPYDIMAYPNVDAYIAQYGFRPSSFAATAATIFGENAPTGQLPITIPDFNGNILYEFGHGLTY; this is translated from the coding sequence ATGGCAGCTATGCTCGCTTCCTTACTGACAGTTTCTCAGCTATTTACAGGTGCGGCACTCAGTTATGCTGAAGCTGCTGAAGCAGAAGGCGTTAAAGACCTGGTGATTTTACAGAATGTACCGGAGGCAGTAATCGAGGTGGAGGAAGATCGGATTGATTTGAAAGCGCTTAATATTTATCATGAAGGGCATTTCACCAGCATCCAGGAGGGCCTGGGATGGCACTCTTCGAATACGAATGTAGCACAAGTTGATGAAGACGGAACTGTTACATTTACCGGACAGCCAGGAAGAACCTTTGTTTCCGTAACGAATGGGACTCATACTGACAAGATTGCGCTGGATTATAAACCTGCGCGAGATGGAAGAAATACAAAAGGGCAGCCCGAACGTGTGCCGACTGTAGTAAAACAGCAGGGTGAAAAATACGATATTATTGGACATGCGATAGATAATATGACTATCGAAGAAAAGATCGGCCAGATGCTTATGCCTGATTTCCGTAACTGGAATGGCAGTAATGTAACAGAAATGCTGCCTGAAATAGAGCAGCTTGTTAAAGACTATCATCTCGGGGGAGTAATTTTATTCAGGGAAAACGTAGTGACAACTGAGCAGACAGCCAAGTTAGTTTCCCAGTACCAGGATGCTGCTGAAAAATTTGGGCTCCTGCTTACCATTGACCAGGAGGGCGGAATCGTGACACGTCTTCAGTCTGGTACGGACATGCCTGGGAACATGGCGCTTGGCGCTACCCGGTCAGCGGAAATTACTTATGATGTAGGTCATGCAATCGGTGAGGAGCTTGCTTCATTGGGAATTAATATGAACCTTGCTCCTGTGCTTGATGTAAATAATAATCCTGACAATCCGGTAATTGGGGTAAGGTCTTTCAGTGAAGATCCTGAACTTGTAGGCGAACTGGGAGTGGCTTATACTAATGGACTGCAGGATACAGGTGTAGCTGCAACAGCTAAGCACTTTCCGGGGCACGGGGACACAGATGTAGACTCTCACTTAGGCCTTCCAGAGGTGCCGCATGATAAAGAAAGACTTCTGGAAGTAGAGTTATATCCGTTCCAGCAGGCAATGGATGCTGGAATTGACGCGATTATGACAGCCCATGTCACTTTCCCGCAAATCGACGGTACCAAAGCAATTTCACGGAAAACCGGTCAGGAAATTGCTTTACCGGCAACTCTTTCTTATACAGTGCTCACTGAGTTAATGAGAGATGAAATGGAATATGAAGGTGTCATTATTACTGATGCTATGAATATGCAGGCCATCAGCGACCATTTCGGTCCAGTTGATGCAGCTATCCGAACAGTACAAGCTGGATCTGATATTGTTCTGATGCCAGTAGGCCTTCAGTCTGTGGCGGAAGGGCTGTACAACGCGGTAGACGAAGGGGAAATTACGGAAGAGCGGGTGGAAGCTTCTGTAAAACGAATTCTCACTCTAAAAATTGAGCGTGGTATTTTTAAAGAAGAAAGCCCGCAGCCTCTTGATGAAAAAATCGCGAATGCTGTCCAGGTAGTAGGTTCCGAGGAACACAGGCAGGTAGAGAAGGAAGCTTCTGAAAGATCTATTACTCTGGTTAAAAACGATAATGTTTTGCCATTAGAAGCTGGTGAAGATGAGAATATTGTTGTTATAGGCGGCAGCTATTATGCATCCTTGCTGAGTGCCATCAGAGAGTATCATCAGGATGCTGCAGGGATTAACGCCTCCTCAACTGGTCATATTAGTTCAGCTCAGTGGGACCAGATTAGAAATGCAGATAAAGTTATCGTTGGAACAACTACAGCAACGGTGGCTGCAAGATCTGCTTCCAACGCACAAATGGTTATGGTTCAGAACATAATCTCAGAAACAGAAGCACCGGTCATTGCAGTGGGAATCCGTAACCCGTATGACATTATGGCATATCCGAATGTAGATGCCTATATCGCCCAGTACGGCTTCAGGCCATCCAGCTTTGCTGCAACAGCAGCGACGATTTTTGGTGAGAATGCACCAACAGGGCAGCTCCCGATCACAATTCCTGATTTTAACGGGAATATTCTTTACGAGTTTGGACATGGTTTAACGTATTAA
- a CDS encoding exo-beta-N-acetylmuramidase NamZ domain-containing protein, with product MKSKRFLVVFLTIVLLISTYTVALGQGIGNGSTQGQGNKEGHKKQFKLGIEMLLEEQFDVIEGKNVGLITNPTGVDRNLNSIVDLLHNDDRVNLTALYGPEHGVRGDAQAGAYVPFYIDEVTDLPVYSLYGQTRKPTPEMLEDVDVLLFDIQDVGTRFYTYIYTMAYAMEAAQENDIEFVVLDRPNPLGGLDVEGPVLDPQYSSFVGLYPIPLRHGMTVGELALYFNEEFEIGADLTVVEMKRWNRSFKYDDLPLEWVLPSPNMPTLETALVYPGAALIEGTTNVSEGRGTTKPFELVGAPFINSTELAAELNAIGLDGVTFRAASFTPTFSKNANTLSHGVQIHVTDPDNFNSVEMGLHLVKTIHDLYPEDIIFRSFFDNLIGNGEVRQQILDGYSVAQIMAGWEEDLEEFMTKRENYLLY from the coding sequence ATGAAAAGTAAGCGCTTTCTTGTTGTGTTTTTAACAATCGTTTTACTTATCTCTACTTACACCGTTGCCTTAGGCCAGGGGATCGGCAATGGAAGCACGCAGGGGCAGGGAAATAAAGAAGGTCATAAGAAACAATTTAAACTTGGTATTGAAATGCTCCTGGAAGAACAGTTTGATGTTATTGAAGGGAAAAACGTGGGTCTTATTACGAACCCGACTGGGGTAGACCGTAACCTGAACAGCATTGTGGACCTGCTTCATAATGACGACCGGGTTAATCTTACAGCTCTTTACGGTCCTGAGCACGGTGTACGGGGGGACGCACAGGCAGGAGCTTATGTGCCATTTTATATTGATGAGGTAACTGACCTTCCTGTGTACAGCTTATACGGGCAGACAAGAAAGCCAACACCGGAAATGCTTGAAGATGTGGATGTGCTGCTTTTTGATATCCAGGATGTAGGAACACGCTTCTACACTTATATTTACACAATGGCATACGCTATGGAAGCCGCCCAGGAAAATGATATTGAATTTGTTGTGCTGGACAGGCCAAACCCATTAGGGGGACTTGATGTTGAAGGACCGGTGTTAGACCCGCAATACAGTTCATTTGTAGGTCTTTATCCGATCCCGCTCCGCCACGGTATGACTGTAGGGGAGCTTGCGCTTTACTTTAATGAGGAGTTTGAAATTGGTGCAGATCTTACAGTTGTGGAAATGAAAAGATGGAACCGCTCCTTTAAATATGATGATCTTCCATTAGAATGGGTGCTTCCTTCACCAAACATGCCTACTCTGGAAACTGCATTAGTATACCCTGGTGCTGCTCTCATTGAAGGTACCACAAATGTCTCTGAGGGACGAGGAACTACAAAGCCTTTTGAACTGGTAGGAGCACCTTTTATAAACAGCACTGAACTGGCTGCAGAATTGAATGCTATAGGTCTGGATGGAGTTACCTTCCGGGCAGCGTCATTCACACCGACATTCTCAAAAAATGCAAACACGCTAAGCCATGGTGTACAGATTCATGTGACAGACCCTGATAATTTTAACAGTGTGGAAATGGGTCTCCACTTGGTAAAGACAATTCACGACCTTTATCCGGAAGATATTATTTTCAGATCTTTCTTTGACAACCTGATCGGCAACGGAGAAGTTCGCCAGCAGATCCTTGATGGCTATTCTGTAGCACAGATTATGGCGGGATGGGAAGAAGATCTGGAAGAGTTCATGACAAAGCGCGAAAACTATCTGCTGTATTAA
- a CDS encoding serine hydrolase, whose product MKKITLSTLAVILGSSLMVPGATFAGPDGEQSFQPTLEEQGDKNSYAKAHPVFSWDSPGKFSPVLHPGSVRGAGMRQEPLNSIDQAMEGMIQNNVTPGAVTFVARRGHIVQHEAYGHATLYSDNSGSVMDDPVPMEKDTIFDMASISKMFTTTAAMQLYEQNYFDLDDPVSDYIPEFAQNGKENVTISQLMNHTSGFAAWIPLYSYGETREERIQYVNEYGLQSQPGAAHRYSDLNMIALATLIETLTGQRLDEYVYENITEPLGMTDTMYNPPESLKPRIAAAEYQSFPARGMVWGEVHDENAWALDGVAGHAGIFSTAGDLAVFSHMFLNDGRYGGKQILEPETVEIMTTNQTAEFPGANRALGWQLAQGFYMDALSEGTTFGHTGFTGTSLVINKNNGTIAILLTNRVHPSRSNPSTNPGRQDFARAVADAIPVAVPGKEAAWFSGYGNNLNRSLSTEVELNGPAVLSYDTWYRTEAGYDRGYVEVSPDGENWTSAGAVADGSSGTWLEKEVIIPEDTSFVRFRYSTDGGVNGRGWYLHNIKLTHSEGKVEVPEFSGEGWSKRSY is encoded by the coding sequence ATGAAAAAAATAACTTTGTCCACACTGGCTGTAATATTAGGTTCATCACTCATGGTTCCGGGAGCAACGTTTGCCGGACCAGACGGAGAGCAGAGTTTTCAACCCACTTTGGAGGAGCAAGGGGATAAAAACTCATACGCAAAAGCCCACCCTGTTTTTTCCTGGGATTCTCCCGGTAAATTCTCTCCAGTGCTTCATCCTGGTTCTGTACGGGGAGCCGGGATGAGGCAGGAACCGCTCAATAGTATTGACCAGGCAATGGAAGGAATGATTCAAAATAATGTTACCCCTGGAGCAGTAACTTTTGTAGCTCGCAGAGGGCATATTGTACAGCATGAAGCATACGGGCATGCAACCTTGTATAGTGACAACTCCGGTTCAGTGATGGACGACCCTGTTCCGATGGAGAAGGACACTATATTTGATATGGCTTCAATAAGCAAAATGTTTACTACTACAGCTGCTATGCAGCTCTACGAACAAAATTATTTTGACCTCGATGATCCTGTGTCAGACTACATCCCTGAATTCGCACAAAACGGGAAAGAAAATGTGACCATCAGCCAGCTGATGAACCATACATCCGGGTTCGCAGCATGGATACCGCTATACAGCTACGGAGAAACGAGAGAGGAAAGGATTCAGTATGTTAACGAGTACGGACTCCAGTCTCAGCCGGGAGCAGCACACAGATACAGTGATTTGAACATGATCGCCCTTGCAACGTTAATTGAAACCCTCACAGGACAGCGGCTTGATGAATACGTGTATGAAAATATTACCGAACCCCTTGGTATGACAGATACGATGTATAATCCCCCGGAATCCCTGAAACCTCGAATTGCAGCAGCGGAATACCAGTCGTTTCCTGCAAGAGGAATGGTCTGGGGAGAAGTACATGACGAAAATGCCTGGGCCCTTGATGGAGTAGCTGGACATGCTGGTATTTTCTCAACTGCAGGAGACCTGGCTGTATTCTCCCATATGTTCCTGAATGATGGCCGGTACGGCGGAAAACAAATCCTTGAGCCTGAAACTGTGGAAATAATGACCACAAACCAGACGGCAGAATTTCCAGGTGCCAACCGTGCGTTAGGCTGGCAGCTGGCACAGGGTTTTTATATGGACGCACTCTCGGAAGGAACAACTTTTGGACATACAGGCTTTACTGGGACCTCTCTTGTTATTAATAAAAATAATGGAACGATTGCGATATTACTGACAAACCGGGTCCATCCTTCCCGATCCAACCCGTCCACTAATCCTGGCAGGCAGGATTTTGCCCGTGCTGTTGCAGACGCTATTCCGGTAGCTGTTCCTGGGAAAGAAGCGGCCTGGTTCTCAGGATATGGAAACAACCTGAATCGGTCGCTGTCAACGGAAGTAGAGTTGAATGGACCTGCTGTTCTTTCATATGATACCTGGTACCGCACAGAAGCTGGCTATGACAGGGGCTATGTGGAAGTTTCTCCTGATGGGGAGAACTGGACATCTGCAGGTGCAGTGGCGGACGGAAGCAGCGGTACTTGGCTGGAAAAAGAAGTTATTATTCCTGAAGACACTAGTTTTGTAAGGTTCCGCTACAGTACTGACGGCGGAGTGAACGGCAGAGGCTGGTATCTTCATAATATTAAGCTTACACACTCTGAAGGTAAGGTGGAAGTACCTGAATTTTCAGGTGAGGGGTGGAGCAAGAGGAGTTATTAG